One part of the Clostridium thermosuccinogenes genome encodes these proteins:
- a CDS encoding extracellular solute-binding protein, translating to MTAKKSLRFPIRLLASFVVFVLCIPLLAGLTNAAELDSIRSEIPDLEKLYLSLPGIPENDYYIYKRKYEDKKYKGEVITYPIEKLVSGRQLENGGILIPYNETVELKLDVSQEGTYLIGFYYCTADDNILPSGISMKVNGEYPFPEMQRLSVSDTWVVEREGFQLDRYGNEVVPMPVKRHEWKHTYLYGEDRLYSTPMSVYLQEGTNTLTITCTEGDLIIGDITLSPEKQLDGYTAAGKPDGDNIIVIEAEHMDRRNSPNIRPDSIFDTNLTPYSSTKKILNTVADYSFKAGGNRIEYDFEIEEEGYYYIGFNYRQSTKANFPVFRNIYIDGEIPYKEFQSMAFPYSTKYTRLVAATEEGEKMAVYLDKGKHTIAIEVSLDNVRDAIKILTRVVNEMNDMALDIGKITGGNTEKFRDFVLEDFDFDIESKLNQWTEIILDVYDALAVYNPGVKNIGELSSLKVAARTLQQLAKEPNDLPKKLDAFSQGPSSARQSLTTMIELLNQSPLGLDKIFIFQDEHQLPKPIGFFEKIVENVKRFFYSFKQQEYAPTYDANSENLQVWVSRPRQYLEIIQRMADTDFKEKYGINVDLSIMPDQNKLILSNASGKSPDIAMSIASGITYDLAVRGVLADMRQFDNFKEVARRFAPGMLIPGVSENGLYAIPETFNFWVLYYRKDILDSMGLEVPDTMEEVRQMLPQLQRRGLNFNSHVSNFIGSKPFAATIPFIYQNGGRLFDEDTMKSSLDSKEVLNGMTMLTENYTIYNMPYEVQSFYQSFRDGRIPIGISDYGMFNLLTNAAPEIKGLWDVAPYPGVKDENGEVQRWTLGSAESCVIFESSDKKEEAWKFLDWWTSTEVQTEFAYTLQSTLGNEYLWNSSNLEAMKNTPWIRKHEAILEQVQWTREPPRILGGYMIERELSNVITSVVMEGENVRSAMDEAIKRINREINRKLEEFGYIVNGEVVKPFVVPDIDTVREWVE from the coding sequence ATGACCGCTAAAAAATCACTCAGGTTTCCTATCAGGCTGTTGGCAAGTTTTGTTGTTTTCGTGTTATGTATACCACTTCTTGCAGGATTGACAAACGCTGCTGAGCTTGATTCAATACGATCTGAGATACCTGATCTTGAAAAACTCTATCTTTCTTTACCAGGCATCCCGGAGAATGACTACTATATTTATAAAAGAAAATATGAAGACAAAAAGTACAAAGGTGAGGTTATTACATATCCCATAGAAAAACTGGTGAGTGGACGCCAACTGGAAAACGGCGGCATACTCATCCCTTATAATGAGACGGTGGAGCTGAAGCTGGATGTCTCGCAAGAGGGTACTTATTTGATCGGTTTTTACTATTGTACCGCGGACGATAATATTCTGCCCTCCGGCATTTCCATGAAAGTCAATGGGGAGTATCCCTTCCCGGAGATGCAGAGGCTGTCGGTCAGCGATACCTGGGTTGTGGAAAGAGAAGGATTCCAGCTTGACCGCTATGGCAATGAAGTGGTACCTATGCCGGTGAAAAGGCACGAATGGAAGCACACCTACTTATATGGGGAAGACCGTCTTTACAGCACACCAATGAGCGTTTATCTGCAAGAAGGTACAAATACCCTCACCATAACATGCACGGAAGGCGATCTGATCATAGGGGATATCACCCTTTCGCCCGAAAAGCAGCTTGATGGCTATACGGCAGCCGGCAAGCCGGACGGGGATAACATAATCGTGATTGAAGCCGAGCATATGGACAGAAGAAACAGTCCCAATATTCGTCCGGACAGCATATTTGACACGAATCTGACGCCCTACAGCTCTACCAAAAAAATATTGAACACCGTGGCCGACTACTCCTTCAAAGCCGGTGGCAACAGGATAGAGTATGATTTTGAGATTGAAGAAGAGGGTTATTATTATATAGGTTTTAATTACCGTCAGAGCACGAAGGCCAACTTTCCGGTATTCAGAAATATCTATATAGATGGAGAAATTCCGTATAAAGAGTTCCAAAGTATGGCGTTCCCGTATTCCACGAAATACACCCGCCTTGTGGCAGCTACGGAGGAAGGCGAAAAGATGGCGGTTTACCTGGACAAAGGCAAGCATACCATCGCTATTGAGGTGTCCTTGGATAATGTCCGGGATGCCATAAAGATACTTACCCGGGTCGTGAATGAAATGAATGACATGGCTCTGGATATCGGAAAAATCACAGGCGGAAATACGGAAAAATTCAGGGATTTCGTATTGGAAGATTTCGATTTTGATATAGAAAGCAAGCTTAACCAATGGACGGAAATAATTCTGGATGTATATGACGCACTGGCTGTTTACAATCCCGGAGTAAAAAACATCGGTGAGTTATCTTCATTGAAAGTTGCCGCCAGAACCTTGCAGCAGCTGGCTAAAGAGCCCAATGACCTGCCCAAGAAGCTGGATGCCTTTTCTCAGGGCCCCAGTTCTGCAAGACAAAGCCTTACGACTATGATTGAGCTGCTTAACCAGAGTCCTTTGGGTTTAGATAAGATATTCATTTTCCAGGATGAACATCAGCTTCCAAAGCCTATAGGCTTTTTTGAGAAGATAGTGGAAAATGTAAAACGCTTTTTCTATTCCTTCAAACAGCAGGAATATGCTCCTACATATGACGCAAACTCAGAAAACCTGCAGGTATGGGTGAGCAGGCCAAGACAGTATCTTGAGATAATCCAGAGGATGGCCGACACCGATTTCAAGGAGAAGTACGGCATAAATGTGGATCTTTCCATAATGCCGGATCAAAACAAACTGATCCTTTCCAACGCCTCGGGAAAATCTCCGGATATAGCCATGTCAATAGCATCAGGAATAACTTATGATCTGGCAGTCCGCGGCGTATTGGCTGATATGAGGCAGTTTGACAATTTTAAGGAAGTAGCCAGAAGGTTTGCTCCGGGCATGCTGATTCCCGGCGTTTCTGAAAATGGGCTGTATGCTATTCCTGAAACCTTCAACTTCTGGGTGCTTTATTACAGGAAGGATATACTGGATTCCATGGGTCTTGAAGTGCCCGATACCATGGAAGAAGTCCGCCAGATGCTGCCTCAGCTGCAGCGAAGAGGGCTGAACTTTAACAGTCATGTCTCCAATTTTATCGGTTCAAAGCCTTTTGCGGCTACAATACCTTTTATATATCAAAATGGAGGCCGGCTATTTGATGAAGATACGATGAAAAGCAGCTTGGATTCCAAAGAGGTTCTCAACGGAATGACAATGCTTACGGAAAATTACACCATATATAATATGCCCTATGAAGTGCAGAGCTTTTATCAAAGCTTCAGGGATGGAAGGATTCCGATTGGTATTTCCGATTATGGCATGTTCAATCTGCTGACCAATGCTGCTCCGGAAATTAAAGGGCTATGGGATGTAGCACCCTACCCGGGTGTGAAGGATGAGAACGGAGAAGTGCAGCGCTGGACTTTGGGGTCGGCGGAGAGCTGCGTGATATTTGAAAGCAGTGACAAAAAGGAAGAAGCATGGAAATTCCTCGACTGGTGGACATCTACCGAAGTTCAGACTGAATTTGCGTATACGCTCCAGTCCACCCTGGGAAATGAGTACTTGTGGAATTCCTCTAATCTGGAAGCGATGAAAAATACACCTTGGATTCGCAAACATGAGGCAATCCTCGAACAGGTTCAATGGACCCGGGAGCCTCCAAGAATCCTGGGGGGATACATGATAGAAAGAGAGCTTAGCAATGTCATCACCTCAGTGGTGATGGAAGGAGAAAATGTCCGTTCGGCTATGGATGAGGCAATAAAACGGATAAACCGGGAGATCAACAGGAAGCTGGAGGAGTTTGGATATATAGTCAACGGTGAAGTTGTAAAACCGTTTGTCGTACCGGATATAGATACTGTAAGGGAGTGGGTGGAGTAA
- a CDS encoding GH36-type glycosyl hydrolase domain-containing protein, whose translation MRLTQNDDIITFGKGEYVYSFLSTGDIFEFTCGNFLINEFQGSAMEGSANNIYLRIYKEGAIKFYPLLGISSKSRLSRGQNTLVYSGEVEGIAYTVTFHPADDGIWFWNVELCGSGVIVDVVYGQDIGVASKGGVLTNELYMAQYLGHRVFETENGYCVCSRQNQPQDGCFPYIQQGMIKGRAVGYSTDGMQFFGLSYKETQKPEALTGDLPNKNYQYEFSYIGLQSEKIVLEGKHSLTFYAIFRKNHEDAIRELEYTHEVVAAFDAFSKLMEEVEDCPQIKVRDEFGEPFASREWSVDEIDALFPERKLEEREDGQLLSFFTPKHSHVVLKQKELMVERPHGTIITTRINPDRVDNRLISSTNYIYGLFNAQMVVGNTSFHKFLSAARGMLNVLKNSGQRLYVKIDGKYRLLTLPSVYEMGMNYSRWFYSIGDDILRVTTYAAAERCDIILQVESMSNKAYDFIVTNQVVMGENEFQHPARVEEVGINRKTLRFRPDPEHWANNPYPGLHYDVHVSDPSYTLSDDRIFFEDGKSRNGTLVTLSIRQSSGFSVVMHGALEEEEEAATISYNFEDEWEKYYRFYRKISGGLQLKKEGEGSEKIEKLNETIWWFTHNALVHFAVPHGLEQPGGAAWGTRDVCQGPMEFFLTTQNYLLARSTLLTVFSHQTLQTGEWPQWFMFDRYPYNAGECHGDVVFWPLKCIGDYLHESGDYSILEEKIPYIDGENGRATLDAETLLEHIKRAFGSIEKRFLDGTHLISYAGGDWDDTLQPADESMKEKLVSSWTQALAYQVLTRLAETLSTVDEAFSGQLRYTARQIKKAFDDILVKDGVIAGFVCREDDGSFKHMLHPSDDSTSIHYRLLPMTRSIIAGLVDKEQAYRNVEVIDEHLSFPDGVRLMDRPARYDGGISHLFRRAEQAANVGREISLQYTHAHIRYIEAMAKLGESQKAWDALLKVNPIKIKDEVSNALTRQSNMYFSSSEGAFLDRYDYEANFDKLRDGSISVKGGWRLYSSGPGIYLRQLVSNILGIRFEKDSLVIDPVMPCLLDGLQVTLNCFGRETTFIYKIADDRKGTVRVLRNSRELAGKPGCNEYRGGKIVIDKQEFLQENGHVEIYLD comes from the coding sequence GTGAGACTAACCCAAAATGATGACATTATTACGTTTGGGAAGGGGGAGTATGTTTATTCTTTCCTTTCTACGGGAGATATTTTTGAGTTTACCTGCGGCAATTTTTTGATAAATGAATTTCAGGGAAGTGCCATGGAAGGCTCTGCGAACAATATATACCTTCGCATTTACAAGGAAGGAGCAATCAAATTCTATCCTCTCCTGGGAATATCATCGAAGAGCAGGTTGTCGAGAGGCCAAAATACCCTGGTCTATTCAGGAGAAGTGGAGGGCATAGCCTATACTGTGACCTTTCATCCTGCCGATGATGGCATCTGGTTCTGGAATGTTGAGCTCTGCGGCAGTGGAGTGATAGTGGATGTGGTATACGGGCAGGATATCGGGGTTGCAAGCAAGGGAGGAGTTTTGACAAATGAGCTGTATATGGCTCAGTACCTTGGACACAGGGTATTCGAGACCGAAAACGGATACTGCGTGTGCTCCCGGCAAAATCAACCCCAGGATGGATGCTTTCCTTATATCCAGCAGGGAATGATAAAGGGCAGAGCCGTAGGCTATTCCACCGACGGAATGCAGTTTTTCGGGCTGTCCTACAAGGAGACTCAGAAGCCTGAAGCTTTGACCGGTGATCTGCCCAACAAAAACTATCAGTATGAATTTTCCTATATCGGTCTTCAAAGTGAGAAGATCGTATTAGAAGGAAAGCACTCCCTGACCTTTTATGCAATCTTCCGAAAAAATCATGAGGACGCTATAAGAGAACTGGAGTACACCCACGAGGTAGTGGCTGCTTTTGATGCTTTTTCCAAGCTTATGGAAGAGGTGGAGGATTGTCCTCAAATAAAGGTACGGGATGAATTCGGAGAACCATTTGCCTCCAGGGAGTGGAGCGTGGATGAGATCGACGCCCTTTTCCCGGAGCGTAAGCTGGAAGAACGGGAAGATGGACAGCTGCTTTCATTTTTCACCCCGAAACATTCCCATGTGGTCCTGAAGCAAAAGGAGCTTATGGTGGAACGCCCCCATGGTACGATCATCACCACAAGGATAAACCCCGACAGGGTGGACAACAGGCTGATTTCTTCCACCAACTATATTTACGGGCTCTTCAATGCTCAGATGGTAGTGGGCAATACCTCTTTCCACAAGTTCCTTTCCGCTGCCCGGGGTATGCTCAATGTGCTGAAAAATTCCGGACAGAGGCTGTACGTGAAAATAGACGGCAAATACCGCCTTCTGACCCTCCCGTCGGTGTATGAAATGGGGATGAACTATTCCCGTTGGTTTTATTCCATTGGCGATGATATTTTGAGGGTGACAACCTATGCCGCGGCTGAGAGATGCGATATAATCCTCCAGGTGGAGAGCATGTCCAATAAAGCCTATGACTTCATAGTGACCAACCAGGTGGTGATGGGAGAAAATGAGTTCCAGCACCCGGCGAGAGTTGAAGAGGTAGGAATTAACAGGAAGACCTTGCGTTTCAGGCCCGATCCCGAGCACTGGGCTAATAATCCTTACCCGGGGCTGCATTATGATGTTCATGTTTCCGATCCTTCTTATACATTAAGCGATGACAGAATTTTCTTCGAGGATGGGAAAAGCCGGAACGGGACTCTTGTAACCCTGTCCATCCGGCAGTCATCGGGATTTTCTGTGGTGATGCATGGCGCTCTTGAGGAGGAAGAAGAAGCTGCAACCATTTCATACAATTTTGAGGATGAATGGGAAAAGTATTATAGATTTTACCGGAAGATAAGCGGCGGCCTGCAGCTCAAAAAAGAAGGAGAAGGCAGTGAAAAGATTGAAAAGCTGAATGAGACCATATGGTGGTTCACCCATAATGCCCTGGTGCATTTTGCTGTGCCCCACGGATTGGAGCAGCCGGGTGGAGCGGCGTGGGGTACCCGTGATGTTTGTCAGGGTCCTATGGAATTTTTCCTGACAACTCAGAACTACCTGCTTGCGCGATCTACCCTGCTTACGGTATTTTCTCATCAGACTCTGCAGACAGGTGAGTGGCCTCAATGGTTCATGTTTGACCGGTATCCCTACAATGCCGGGGAATGCCATGGAGATGTGGTATTCTGGCCTTTGAAATGCATCGGCGATTATCTGCATGAATCCGGTGATTATTCGATTCTGGAGGAGAAAATACCATATATCGATGGGGAAAACGGGAGAGCCACCCTTGATGCTGAGACGCTGCTTGAGCATATAAAAAGGGCTTTCGGCTCGATTGAAAAGAGGTTCCTGGACGGCACCCATCTTATTTCCTATGCAGGGGGAGACTGGGATGATACCCTTCAACCGGCCGATGAGTCTATGAAAGAGAAGCTTGTGAGCTCGTGGACTCAAGCTTTGGCATACCAGGTTTTGACAAGGCTGGCAGAAACGCTGTCTACAGTGGATGAAGCCTTTTCAGGTCAGCTTAGGTATACTGCAAGGCAGATAAAAAAGGCCTTTGATGATATACTGGTAAAAGACGGAGTTATAGCAGGTTTTGTGTGCAGGGAAGATGATGGTTCCTTTAAACATATGCTTCATCCTTCGGATGACAGCACATCCATACATTACCGCCTTCTGCCCATGACGAGAAGCATAATAGCGGGCCTTGTGGACAAGGAGCAGGCTTACAGGAACGTGGAAGTTATTGACGAGCATCTCTCTTTCCCCGACGGAGTGCGGCTTATGGATAGACCTGCCCGCTATGACGGCGGTATAAGCCACCTTTTCAGAAGAGCTGAGCAAGCGGCAAATGTCGGCAGGGAAATCAGCCTTCAGTATACCCATGCCCACATAAGGTATATTGAGGCGATGGCAAAGCTTGGAGAAAGTCAGAAAGCATGGGATGCACTGCTTAAGGTTAACCCTATCAAGATAAAGGATGAGGTTTCCAATGCCCTGACACGGCAGAGCAATATGTATTTCAGCAGCTCTGAGGGTGCGTTTTTGGACAGATACGACTACGAGGCCAATTTTGACAAGTTGCGGGATGGAAGCATTTCCGTAAAAGGTGGTTGGCGCTTATATTCGAGCGGACCGGGAATATATTTAAGACAGCTGGTTTCCAATATTTTGGGCATCCGGTTTGAAAAGGACAGTTTGGTGATAGATCCTGTCATGCCTTGTCTTTTGGATGGATTGCAGGTTACCTTAAATTGCTTCGGCAGGGAAACCACATTTATATATAAGATTGCAGATGACCGGAAAGGAACGGTAAGGGTTTTGAGAAACTCCAGGGAGCTGGCCGGAAAGCCTGGCTGCAACGAATACCGGGGAGGTAAAATCGTCATCGACAAGCAGGAATTTTTGCAGGAAAATGGCCATGTTGAAATATATCTGGATTGA
- the bglX gene encoding beta-glucosidase BglX, protein MAKEFIEKLVKEMTIEEKLAQMTQLSPDFFDTDESVDLTGPAKEMNIDTDCIKNVGSTLNAFGAEKLIKMQEKYLKENPHKIPLIFMADVIHGYKTIFPIPLAMGCSFNPDACKKAAEVAAKESSAAGIHLTFAPMADLVRDPRWGRVMESPGEDPYLNSLMTAAAVKGFQGEDLKENGKIAACVKHFAGYGAPEGGRDYNTVDISTGMLYEFYLPAYKAAVDVGVKMVMTSFNILDRIPSTANKKLVREILREKWGFDGVVISDFNSVGETLIHGVSENGEEAAAKCIEAGVDIEMMSTCYINFAKKLIEEGKLPMELVDEAVTRILELKDELGLFENPYKDANPEKEKELLLCKEHREAARDVAAQSIVLLKNDGVLPLKKGLKVGIAGPFATSRNVLGGWAGKDIENVVSLYEGISSKIPGTMIKTAMTSELGAMQEGIFDVEDRVDEACEQLADCDVIIAAVGESPSDVGEGASKAYLRLSPNQEKMIFELKKLGKPVIVVVFSGRPMEIKPVLGHADALVQAWFLGTESGNAIADVLFGDYNPSGRLSMSFPQTVGQIPVYYNCYGTGRPSDGTLQRYVSRYLDCPNEPLFCFGYGLSYSNFVYSGFKVEKDGEKIIASVSIENNSDIPGKETVQLYIRDVASSVVRPLKELKGFQQIWLEGGESKTVSFEITKDMLKFWNYDLEYVFEPGEFDIMIGRNSEDVMVERIKI, encoded by the coding sequence ATGGCAAAAGAGTTTATTGAAAAACTGGTAAAAGAGATGACAATTGAAGAAAAGCTGGCACAGATGACGCAGCTGTCACCTGACTTTTTCGATACGGATGAATCGGTAGACCTGACCGGCCCGGCTAAGGAAATGAATATCGATACTGACTGCATTAAAAATGTGGGAAGCACCCTAAATGCTTTCGGAGCCGAAAAGCTTATAAAAATGCAGGAAAAGTATTTGAAAGAAAACCCCCACAAGATTCCTCTGATTTTCATGGCAGATGTGATACACGGGTATAAGACCATATTCCCAATTCCCCTGGCAATGGGGTGCAGCTTTAATCCCGATGCCTGTAAGAAGGCTGCGGAGGTAGCCGCAAAGGAAAGCTCCGCTGCCGGAATTCATCTTACCTTTGCACCGATGGCTGACCTCGTAAGAGATCCCCGCTGGGGACGGGTGATGGAATCACCAGGGGAAGACCCCTATTTGAACTCTCTTATGACAGCTGCGGCAGTAAAAGGGTTCCAGGGGGAAGACCTCAAGGAAAACGGCAAGATAGCTGCCTGTGTGAAGCATTTTGCAGGATACGGCGCTCCGGAAGGCGGACGGGATTATAATACAGTGGATATATCCACAGGCATGTTATATGAGTTCTACCTTCCTGCGTATAAAGCCGCAGTTGATGTGGGAGTAAAAATGGTTATGACTTCCTTCAATATCTTGGATCGCATTCCGTCAACCGCAAATAAAAAGCTGGTCAGAGAAATTCTCAGGGAAAAATGGGGCTTCGACGGGGTGGTGATTTCCGACTTCAATTCAGTGGGCGAAACCCTCATCCATGGCGTGTCGGAGAACGGTGAGGAAGCTGCCGCAAAATGTATTGAAGCGGGAGTGGACATTGAAATGATGTCAACCTGTTATATAAACTTCGCCAAAAAGCTGATCGAAGAAGGAAAGCTTCCCATGGAGCTTGTTGATGAAGCTGTCACCAGGATTCTGGAGCTGAAGGATGAGCTGGGGTTGTTTGAAAATCCATACAAGGATGCAAATCCTGAAAAGGAAAAAGAGCTTCTTCTCTGCAAAGAACACAGGGAGGCGGCCCGAGATGTGGCGGCACAGTCGATAGTGCTGCTGAAAAACGATGGGGTTCTTCCGCTCAAGAAGGGATTGAAAGTGGGAATAGCCGGCCCCTTTGCCACATCAAGAAATGTTTTGGGCGGATGGGCAGGAAAGGATATAGAGAATGTTGTAAGCCTGTATGAAGGCATATCTTCAAAAATACCCGGCACCATGATAAAGACGGCTATGACAAGCGAACTTGGTGCCATGCAGGAAGGCATATTTGATGTAGAAGACAGAGTGGATGAAGCCTGTGAGCAATTGGCTGACTGTGATGTTATAATTGCAGCGGTGGGCGAAAGTCCTTCGGATGTGGGAGAGGGTGCCAGCAAGGCGTACTTAAGGCTCTCACCCAATCAGGAAAAGATGATTTTTGAACTTAAGAAACTGGGCAAGCCGGTGATAGTGGTTGTGTTCAGCGGCAGGCCCATGGAAATTAAACCGGTGTTAGGTCACGCCGATGCGCTGGTGCAGGCATGGTTTCTGGGTACCGAGTCGGGCAATGCAATCGCCGATGTGCTGTTCGGGGATTACAACCCATCAGGGCGTCTTTCCATGAGTTTTCCTCAGACTGTCGGACAAATACCCGTTTACTACAATTGCTACGGGACCGGACGTCCGTCTGACGGCACTCTGCAGCGTTATGTATCCCGTTATCTTGACTGCCCAAATGAGCCATTGTTCTGCTTCGGGTATGGCTTGAGCTATTCCAATTTTGTTTACAGCGGCTTCAAGGTTGAGAAAGACGGGGAGAAGATTATCGCTTCCGTTTCAATAGAAAATAATTCCGACATCCCCGGAAAAGAAACCGTACAGCTTTATATTCGTGACGTGGCTTCCAGCGTGGTGCGCCCGCTCAAAGAGCTAAAAGGATTTCAACAGATATGGCTTGAAGGCGGGGAAAGCAAAACGGTTTCCTTCGAGATCACAAAAGACATGCTTAAGTTCTGGAATTATGATCTGGAGTATGTTTTTGAGCCGGGAGAGTTTGATATCATGATAGGGCGCAACAGTGAAGATGTCATGGTTGAGAGGATAAAAATATAA
- a CDS encoding DUF6472 family protein, translating into MKGKSHCDCCVYYVYDEEYNCYDCQVDLDEDEMMRFLSRSYDNCPYFRFNDEYKTARKQM; encoded by the coding sequence ATGAAAGGCAAAAGTCATTGCGACTGTTGTGTATATTATGTTTACGATGAGGAGTATAATTGCTATGACTGCCAGGTTGACCTGGATGAGGATGAAATGATGAGGTTCCTGAGCAGATCTTATGACAATTGTCCTTATTTCCGGTTTAATGATGAATATAAGACTGCCAGGAAGCAGATGTGA
- the radC gene encoding RadC family protein encodes MGEKLHSGHRQRVKARYLSEGLDAFEDHQVLEMLLFYCIPMKDTNELAHRMIKEFGSLATLFEADPKDICRRCGVSENTAILVSLIPSLARRYFKGKWGEKPVLNSSSKAGQYSVSLFAGRTYEAFYLICLDAQNRVNCAALVHEGTINEAPVYPRVIVEAALRHQANSVILAHNHPGGSLQPSQADIEVTKRISTALGAISISVVDHIIVAGDKYMSFAEKGLLGK; translated from the coding sequence ATGGGAGAAAAGCTGCACAGCGGACACAGGCAAAGGGTAAAAGCCAGATATTTGTCGGAAGGATTGGATGCTTTTGAGGACCATCAGGTATTGGAGATGCTCCTGTTTTACTGTATTCCTATGAAGGACACCAATGAACTGGCGCATAGGATGATAAAGGAGTTTGGCTCCCTGGCAACATTATTTGAAGCTGATCCGAAGGATATCTGCAGGCGGTGCGGCGTTAGTGAAAATACTGCTATTTTGGTATCGCTGATACCATCATTGGCGCGAAGATATTTTAAAGGCAAGTGGGGAGAAAAGCCTGTCCTTAACAGTTCTTCCAAAGCCGGTCAATATTCGGTGTCACTTTTTGCAGGAAGGACCTATGAAGCCTTTTATTTAATCTGTCTTGATGCACAAAACCGGGTGAACTGTGCTGCATTGGTGCACGAAGGTACGATAAATGAAGCGCCGGTGTATCCAAGGGTGATAGTTGAAGCGGCATTGAGGCACCAAGCCAACAGCGTAATATTGGCGCATAACCACCCCGGTGGGAGTCTGCAGCCTTCTCAGGCTGACATTGAAGTTACAAAAAGAATTTCAACAGCTCTGGGGGCTATATCCATAAGCGTGGTGGACCATATTATCGTTGCCGGGGACAAGTATATGAGTTTTGCCGAAAAGGGTTTACTGGGAAAATAG
- a CDS encoding ArsR/SmtB family transcription factor, which yields MPKELTIGIEDGNKLLAVAKALSSKSRIDIIELLNYGSFNINEIAEKLDLPVSTAAMNVRILEEADLIRTELQPGVRGSMKLCSRKIDVLNLHLAHPDNGTLDNHFYINMPIGNYVDCEIYPTCGISSERAYIDTDDNPSGFYNARRTDAQILWFSKGYVEYRFSNSILHHSDPLSIELSMEICSEAPNYRNNWPSDITVWINGIAVGTWTSPGDLGGRRGRLNPPWWPDSNTQYGLLKTWKVNSQGSFIDEKQSSDVTIDQLNLKNGNYISVRIGISEDAENVGGITIFGEKFGDYQQNILMRLDYATKFNNDR from the coding sequence TTGCCTAAAGAATTGACTATCGGTATAGAAGACGGAAATAAACTTCTTGCGGTCGCAAAAGCACTTTCGTCAAAAAGCAGGATTGATATAATTGAATTATTGAATTATGGCAGCTTCAATATTAATGAAATCGCAGAGAAGCTCGATCTACCTGTTTCCACCGCTGCCATGAATGTAAGGATACTGGAAGAGGCCGATCTCATAAGGACGGAATTGCAGCCTGGTGTTCGAGGCTCAATGAAGCTGTGCAGCCGCAAAATCGATGTGCTGAATTTGCATCTTGCTCACCCGGATAACGGCACTCTCGACAATCACTTTTACATTAATATGCCTATTGGAAACTACGTGGATTGTGAAATATATCCGACCTGCGGCATTTCCAGCGAAAGGGCATATATAGACACGGACGACAATCCCAGCGGATTCTACAATGCTCGTCGCACCGATGCCCAAATCCTGTGGTTCAGCAAGGGGTATGTAGAATATAGGTTCTCCAACAGCATTCTTCACCATAGCGACCCTCTATCCATTGAGCTGTCCATGGAAATTTGCTCGGAAGCTCCCAACTACCGCAATAATTGGCCATCCGATATTACCGTATGGATCAACGGCATTGCTGTTGGAACATGGACCAGCCCGGGTGATCTGGGGGGCCGCAGAGGAAGGCTCAATCCACCCTGGTGGCCGGATTCAAATACACAATACGGGCTGCTGAAAACCTGGAAGGTTAATTCTCAGGGTTCCTTCATCGATGAAAAACAGTCGTCGGACGTTACGATAGATCAGCTGAATCTCAAAAACGGGAACTACATCAGCGTGCGGATAGGTATAAGCGAAGATGCGGAAAACGTCGGAGGCATTACTATTTTTGGCGAAAAGTTTGGCGACTACCAGCAAAATATTCTTATGCGCCTGGATTACGCAACAAAGTTCAACAATGACCGATAG